One window from the genome of Asterias amurensis chromosome 12, ASM3211899v1 encodes:
- the LOC139945531 gene encoding uncharacterized protein, translating into MEKHWVEDLFPPFYTYTLDKSATSPEEEGKESPSLEPNDEEEYIKRIQEMYDRVRIDLNQIEKERHQKCIQVGEPLSEHLPQKSPIVSPDKSKLGRKTPTIKEECIWTAEELAFLRQATEETKQEKTRLQAELSLAVKQREKLGRKCKRQSEALAVKNTELLEKTKETERLSLRCHHLEKELKHCRMITRLQEEDIDELKESKRELKKQFTALRQELSVEKLTGVKLKGELQQVGKKNVLETIVREDGIRLDYERQIKSLYEELQGAKDELEKERRENTSTRKALDHLRIHFANFPAAAVKDQSKPLGRENDELGQLNLY; encoded by the exons ATGGAAAAACACTGGGTTGAGGACTTGTTCCCTCCATTCTACACTTACACCTTGGACAAGTCGGCAACATCACCAGAAGAAGAAGGGAAAGAAAGTCCCAGCTTGGAACCTAATGATGAGGAGGAGTACATCAAGCGTATTCAGGAAATGTACGACAGAGTTCGCATCGATCTGAATCAGATTGAAAAAGAACGACACCAGAAATGCATCCAG GTAGGAGAGCCATTGTCTGAGCATCTTCCACAAAAGTCTCCAATCGTATCTCCTGATAAATCTAAACTTGGAAGGAAAACGCCAACTATTAAAGAAGAATGTATCTGGACAGCTGAGGAGCTGGCGTTTCTACGCCAGGCGACTGAGGAGACTAAACAAGAGAAAACGCGACTCCAAGCTGAGCTTAGCCTTGCAGTAAAGCAAAGAGAGAAACTTGGACGCAAATGCAAGAGGCAGTCAGAAGCCCTTGCAGTTAAGAACACAGAGCTACTCGAAAAGACCAAGGAAACAGAGAGGCTATCCCTCCGCTGCCACCATTTAGAGAAAGAGTTAAAGCACTGCAGGATGATTACGAGACTTCAGGAAGAGGATATTGATGAACTTAAAGAGTCTAAACGAGAGCTCAAGAAGCAGTTCACGGCTTTGAGACAAGAGCTCAGTGTCGAGAAGCTGACTGGAGTTAAACTCAAAGGAGAACTGCAACAGGTCGGAAAGAAGAACGTGTTAGAGACCATCGTCAGGGAGGATGGAATCCGCCTGGACTACGAGCGACAGATTAAGAGTCTCTACGAGGAACTTCAAGGTGCTAAGGATGAACTTGAAAAGGAGAGAAGAGAAAATACGTCAACAAGGAAAGCTCTGGACCACTTGAGAATTCACTTTGCAAATTTCCCTGCTGCTGCTGTTAAGGATCAAAGTAAACCTCTGGGTAGAGAAAATGATG